The sequence below is a genomic window from Massilia oculi.
GGACGGGTGCCGAAAAGCAGCTGGCTCAAGCGTTCGGAAGGCCTGGTCACGCCCGAGGAAGCATTGCGCCTGCGGCTCTCGCCGGGCACGCCGGTGTACCGCTTCAACCGCCTGCGCTATGCCGACGATGCGCCGATGTGCCTGGAATACGCGACCATCGCCGCCTTCGCCCTGCCTTCGCTCGACGCCGTGGGCGACTCGATGTACGAGGCGCTCGCGGCGACCGGCAACCGTCCGGTGCGCGCGCTGCAGCGCCTGTCGGCCCTGCTGCTGGGCGCCGAACAGGCGCGCCTGCTGGATGCGCGCGAGGGCGATGCCGGCCTGTGCGTGGAACGGCTCGGCTTTTTGCGTGACGGGCGCGCGGTGGAGTTTTGCCGCTCGTATTTTCGCGGCGATACCTATGATTTCGTGGCCGAATTGAACGCCGCCTGAAGTAAGTGATGGTAATCTGGCAGCTTTCACCACGCGAGGACAACCATGTTCAAGAGAATGGCGGCGGAAGCACTGGGGCTGAGCGATATCGGCGTCATCGTCGGACCGGCGGACTACAGCAAGGTCGATGCGGACGACTACCTGTTCAACGAGGACGGTGAGCAGATCTTCTTCCTCATCAAGAGCAAGAAGGACGAGTACTGCTTCACCAACCTCGCGCTGATCCATGTCGACGGCGATTCGGCCGTGTCCTCGAAGCGTTCGATCAAGCGCTACGAATATGCGTCGACCCTGATCACCAATGTCAGCATCGAAACAGCCGGCACATTGGACATGGACATCGAGCTCAAGTTCAATATCGACGACACGAAGTTCTCGATCGACGTCAAGAAATCCTTCATCGAGCAACTGAAGGACATCTATAAAGCCCTGATCACGATCGGCAAGCAGCAACGCCGCGACGCGCTATGCCGCGACAATGCGCTGCGCACGCTGGACGCCACCGCCTCGGTCCACAAGCTCAATATCGCCCCCGGCGCCGGCAGCCTGGTCAGCCAGTACGGCGAATTGCTGGAAGCGCTGAACACGGCCATGCTCGATACGCACACCAGGCGCGATTTCAGCGACGTATTCGCCAGGTACATCCACAACTGAAGTTGGCGCCCATGAAAAAACCGTCATGCCGAGCAAGGCGGCAATGACGGTTTTTCCATTGCCGGCGTCGCGCCGGCGGCGTACCTGAATTACGCCTGCTTGCCCGAGCGGCGGCGACGCACAGCGCCGATCAGGCCGAGTCCTGCAAGCAGCGTCGCCAGGGTGGCCGGCTCCGGGACTTCGGCAAACGGGGTGTAGTCATACGAGACCTGCACCGCGCCCGATGCGAAGGTGTCGAATCCGGTCGTCACATTGCCAGGTCCCTTTGCGAACGAGGTGCCCAGCGCGCTCAGCCCGAGTTCGATGAAACCTTTGCCCGAGAACAGGGCGAAATCGCTGGCGCTGCTGCTCAGGAACGACTCGGCACGGCTTGCCTGGACTTCACCGGTGTGGATACCCGAGGTGCCGGCGAAATCGAGAACACGGTCATAGCGTCCGAGACTGTAAATCTGGTCGAATACCGGGTTGGCCACGACCAGCGTGGTGCCATCCGGGCGGGTCAGCTCGATGGTCGAACCCAAGGTCAGGGTGACCTTGGTCGCACTGCTGCCCCGGTTTTCGGCGAAGCCGGCGCCGCTGACCACGCCACTCAGGTCGAACTTGATCGAATTAAGGGTGCCCAGCTTCGTGTCGAACTTGTTGAAACGCAGCGCCTCGGACCAATCCGTTTCGGTGGCGCCAATACTGTTATTGAAGCTGATCACGGCGGCCTGGGCGCCAGCGATGGGGAACAGGGCGGCGGCAAGGGCCAGAGCGGCGAAAGTCTTTTTCAAGTTGATCTCACTGGGGTAGAAATGCATTGGTTGCATACGGCGACTGGCAACCAATAAGCATAACTCATGCCAATGAGAACTAAATGAGTTAAAACAAGGACTTAGTTTTTTGAAGCGCCAACTGCCCGGCGGGAGTGTAAGAATTTCCGACAGGCATAAAATTCTCACACAGCGGTAAAGCCGCCATCGACCACCATTTCGTGGCCGTTAATGTAGGACGCCATGTCCGAACACAACCACAGGGCGGCCTGCGCCACCTCGCCCGCCTCGGCGAAACGCCCCATCGGATGCGCCGCCTTGAGCTTCTTCTCGATGCCCGGATCGCGCTCGAAGGCGCGCGCCAGCATCGGCGTCTTGACCGCGGCCGGGCACAGCACGTTGACGCGGATGCCTTCGCGCGCGTACTCGGCGGCGGCGCTCTTGGTCAGGCCGACCACCGCATGCTTGCTGGCGCCATAGATCGCGTGGTTCGGGCTGCCGACCAGGCCGGCGATGCCGGCCATATTGACGATCGCGCCATGACCCTGCTTGAGCATCTGGCGCAGCTGGTATTTCATGCACAGCCAGACGCCCTTGACGTTGACGTTCATGATGCGGTCGAACTGCTCGTCGTCGGCGTCGGCCAGTGGCTGGCGCTCTTCCTCGACCGCGGCATTGTTGATCGCGAAGTCGAGCCGGCCATAGTAATTGATGGTCTTGTCGACCAGGGCTTCGACGTCCCCGGCGCGGGTGACATTACTTTGCACGAACAGCGCCTTGCCGCCGTTTTCGACGATCATCGCCGCCGTGGCGTGCCCACCGTCGATCGAGACGTCGGCCACGACCACGCTGGCGCCGGCACGGCCGAACGCCAGGGCGATGGCGCGACCGATTCCACTGGCGGCCCCGGTGACCAAAACGACCTTGCCGGTGAACGACAAACCGCCTGCCGGCTGCTGCTTGCTGATGGCCTTCATGATGCTCCCTGGATGAAACTTTTGCTTCCGAAAAGAAACATTTTAACGCATGGCTTCGTGCATTGTCACAATCCAGAGAGTTTTTGTCAGGAAACTGTTGTAGTTACGGCATAGTAACTACGGGTGTCGCCGGACCGCTTGCCTTGATTTTGTCGCCTGCCATGAATACCGATAGCTCAGCCGGATCGATCGCCTTGCGAAATGCGGCATTCAGCTGAGGCAAGGTGACCGCCTGCAGCTTGCGCTCGAGCTCCGCCGAGGCCTCGAAGGTCTTGCCGCGGTACAGGAACGAGGTCCAGCCCGAGGCGAGCGCGCCGTCGTTCGCGCGCGATTGCAGGCGCTGCTGCATCAGGCCCGACTTGGCGCCGGCCAGTTCCTCGGCCGTGAAACCATCCTTGAGCGCACGCGCCAGCTCGGCGCGCACCGCCGCATCGAGCTTGGCCAGGTTCTGCGGCGCCGCGATCGCATTGATCGTGAAGCTGCCGGCGCGGTCCAGGGTGCCCGGCGACACGTCCGAGCCACCGCCATACGACAGGCCATCCTGCTGGCGGATGCGGTCCATCAGGCGCGACTTGAGGCCGCCGTCGCCGAAGATGTAGTTGGCGAGCAGCAGGGCCGGATAGTCCGCATCGTCGACGTTCAGGTCCAGGTTCAGGCGCGCGATATAGAAGCCGTTTTCCTTGTCCGGGGTGTTCAGCGTGCGCGTCACCGGCGCCACCTCGGCATGCGCGACCAGCACCGGCGCATGCGGCTGGGGCGCGCGCCAGGCGCCGAACAGGGTATTGACCAGCGGCGTGATTTCCTGCGGATCGAAGTCGCCCACGATGGCCATCTCGGCCGGATCGGCGCCGTAGAACTGGCGGTGGAAGGCCTTGACGTCTTCGAGGCGCGCCGCCCTGGCTTCTGCAAGCTGCTCTTCCAGGCTCGGCGAGTAGCGAATATCGCCGCGCGGATAGCGGTTGAAGTGCTGGCTGAGCGCGCGCACGGCCGCGCTTTGCGGCTCGTTGCGGCCCGCTTCAATGCCGACCAGCAGTTGCTGGCGCAATTGCTCGAATTCGGATTCGGGGAAAGCCGGCTCCCTGAGCACATGGGCCACCAGCTCGAGCGCCTGCGCCAGGTTGGCGCGCGTGGTCTGGAAATGGGTCGGACTGCCGGCGATCTTGAGCTTGTCGAAGGCGTCGGCCAGTTCGGCGCGGGTATAGCGGGTCGTGCCGCGCATCAGCATCAAGTTCGTCAGGGCCTGGGTCGTGCCCTTGCCGAACAGGCTTTTCTCGTCGCCGAAGTGCTGGCGCAGGTCGACCGTCACGGTCTCGCCGCGGTTCTTCTTCGGCAGCAGGGCCAGCTTGACGCCGCCGGCCGTGGTCAAGGTGGTGCGCTTCATGATGTTTTGCTGGCTCGGCTCGAAATTCTCCGACACCAGGTTCGAGACGGCCGGCTTGAAGTCCTTCATCGCCTCCGCCACCGTGGGCGCCGGCGGCAGCTCGGCGCGCTTCGACGCTTCTTCCGGGATGAAGGTGCCGACCGTGCGGTTGCTGCGCAGGTAATAACGCCCGGCGCTGGCGGCCACCTGTTCGGCCGTCATCTTCTGCACGCGCTCGCGGCTCACGAAGTACATGCGCCAGTCGCCCAGGGCGATCGGTTCGGACAGGGCCACGCCCACCGCCTGCGGATTGTTCAGGCTGCGCTCGATCGTGTTCAGCCAGGAGCGGCGCACCCGTTCCAGTTCCTCGGCGGTCGGCGGCTTGGTGGCGAGTTCCTCGACCGCCCCGATCAGCGCCTCGCGCACCGGCTCGATCGGCTCGCCCAGCTTGACCACGGCGCCGAAGAATTGCAGCCCCGGCGCATAGCCGGTCTGGCCGAAGCTGAACACCTGGCTGGCCTTGCCGGTCTCGACCAGCAGCTTGTGCAGGCGGCCGTTCGGCGCGTCGCCCATGATTTCGGAAGCGAAGCCGAGCGCCTCGGCCTCGGGATGCAGGTCGGACGGGATCTTGTAGCCGACCGCCACGAACTGCATATCGCCCTGGCGCCGCACGGCGAAGCTGCGCTCGCCGTCCTGGGTCGGCTCCACCGTCCAGAAGGCAGGCAAGGTGCGCTTCGGTTTCGGGATCGCGCCGAACAGGCGGTTGATCTTGGCCAGGGTCGTGCGCTGGTCGAACTGGCCGGCCACCAGCAGCACCGCATTGTCGGGCTGGTAGTAGGTGCGATAGAAATTCTGCAGGTTCTCGATGCGCACGTTCTCGATGTCGCTGCGGTTGCCGATGGTCGAGCGGCCATAGCTGTGCCAGTCGTAGGCGACGCTCTGCATGCGCTTGAACAGCACGTTGCCGGGTTCGTTCTCGCCGGCTTCGTACTCGTTGCGCACCACGGTCATTTCGGAAGCGAGATCCTTGGCGGAGACGAAGGAATTGACCATGCGGTCGGCCTCCATCTGCAAGGCCCAGTCCAGGTTTTCCGTCGACGCCTGGAACACCTCATAGTAGTTGGTGCGGTCGAGCGAGGTGGTGCCGTTGAACTGCATGCCGCGCTCGGAGAACTGTTTGGTGATGTCGCGGTTGTTCTTCGCGCCCTTGAACAACAGGTGCTCGAGCAGGTGGGCCATGCCGGTCTCGCCGTAGTTCTCGTGGCGCGAACCGACCAGGTAGGTGACGTTCACGGTCACGGTCGGACGCGAGGCGTCCGGGAACAACAGCACTTTCAAGCCATTCGCCAGGCGGTATTCGGTGATGCCTTCGACCGATGGGCCGAGGGTCACGCCCTTGGGAAGCGCCGCGCCGGCGGTGGACTTGCCGGCGCTGGGGGTTACAGGGGCGGCGGCGGTGGCCGGCGCGATCATGACCAGGGCCAGGCAGCCCGCTGCTACATGCGCGGCCATCCCGCGCAACTGAAATCTCGAATCCATGGTGTCCCGTCTACTCGGCGGGACGCCAGCCGTCCCGCCTGCTCCACGATGGTAGCAGACGGGCGTGTTTCCGGTGACCTATACGCCCATCCAGTCGACAGGACTTGCCGGCAGGCAGCTATTGGCGCACGCGGCGCTCGTGCGATTGCTGCCAGGAGCCGATGCGCGACAGCTCGCTGATCTCTTCGGCCAGGAACTCGAGGAGGTCGTCGGCGCTGACGATGCCGCTCAGATTGCCCTGACCATCCACGACCGGCACCCGGCGGATGCCGCGCAGGCGCATGTGCTCGATGGTCTCGTAGACGTCGTCGGATATGCTGGCGGTGAGCAGGTCGTCGCTCATGATGTCGCCGGCCAGCAGGCTGGCCGGATCGAGGCCGGGCGCGATGACGGCCAGCACGATGTCGCGGTCGGTCAGGATGCCGAGGGGAACGTTGCCGCCGCCGCCGGTGTCGACCACGACCAGGTCGCCGACGTGGTGGCGCCGCATCAGCATGGCGGCGCCCTGGACCGTCTCGTCGCGGGTGCAGCAGATGGTGTCGCTGGTGCAAATATCGCCGATGCGCATGATCGCCCCTCCCCGGCTCCGATCCGTGTGAGGCTAGGCCGAAACAAAACTGGCGCTTTGATTTCGATCAAAGCGCCAGTAGCGGCAAGCTTGCAGGAACGTTCAGGCGGCGCCTGGTTTCTTTTCGCCAGGCAAGGGCACGAAACAGGCGTCGACCACCTGCATATCGTTGTCCTTGGCGAAGCTGCAGACGAAATGGTAAGCCATCGGCTCGATCTTCTGCAGGCTGCGATTGACCACGACGGCCTTGGTGCCGTTGACCACGGTCGGGTAGACGTAGGGCGAGAACTTCAGGTGGGCATTGGGGCCGCCGGAGCCGGGGCAGTAGCAGGCCATGACGCCGCACAGCCGCTCGGCCCAGTCGCTCGGGCGGAACGTCTTGCCTTTATTCGTGATGCCCAGGATGAAAAACTCGCCAGAGAGTTCATCATCCTTGGATGGCGCTTGGTCGGTCATAGTCCTACGGGCTCAGACAGAAAATACTGCGTGGGTGAGAGCAAATGCGGCTCAGTGCAATACAGCGTTGCCAGTGTCCTGAACTGACGGTTCGTTGAACGAGGACACTGAGTTCAGGCAGTATTATATCTTATAGAAGACTTGAGGACGAGACCCGGCGCGCCACACTCAGCGCAGCCAGGCCACGCTCGAGGTCAGCAGCAGCAGGATCATCCACAGGATGAGGGCGCGCCACACCAGTCCGACCGTGCTCTGCAGGGCGCGGACGTTCGGCTCCTCGCCCGGCATCACGTCCACATCGCTCTCGCTCAAGTCCACCGTGGCGGCGTCCGCCGGTAGCAATTGTGGCGCATTTTCGTTCGGCGTGCCGAGGCGCACACCCATCGCACCGCCGCCGGCCGACAGGATGATGCCGCGCGCCTCGTCGGCCCAGCGGTTGGCGAAGTTGCGCCAGGCATAAATGGCGTCCTCGAAGTTGCCGACCACGGCAAAGGCCACCGCCGTCAGGCGCACCGGCACCCAGTCGATCCAGTAGAAAGCCCTGGCGGCGAACTGGCCGAAGGCTTCGTTGCGCATATGGTCGGGCTCGTTCCAGGCGCGCGACAGGTATTCGGACACGCGGTACATCACGGCGCCCGCCGGCCCCAGCGGCATCAGGAACCAGAAGAACACGCCGAACACGTTGCGATGGGTCGTGATCAAGGCCTTCTCGACCGCGATGCGGGTGATCTCGGTGCTATCCATCCCGACGGTGTCCAGCCTCGTCCATTCGGCCAGCAGGGACCGCGCCCTGGCGTCATCTCCCGCATTGAGCGCGAACTGGATCGAGGTGAAGTAATGGCTGTAGTGACGGAAACCGAGGGTCAGGTAGACGATCAGGACATTCCAGGCAAATGCCAAGAAGACCAGGTTGTAATGCATGAAGAACCAGTAGACGAGCCAGGTCGGCAGCATCAGCGCGGTCATCATCAGGATCCAGCCCATGCGCCCATTCTTCTGCTCGCCAGCATTGAACCAGGTCTCGATACGCATGGCGAGCGACTTGACGCCGCCATATACCTGGTTATCGGCGCGCAGCGGTTTCAGTTGCTCGATGAGCAGTGCGCACAGGATGGAAAAGAATGTCATTCAGGAACCCTTTTTTGTTATGGCAATACGACTGCCCCGTTACGATAGCGGAGAAGCCTGCCAGAATCAAATCCAGACCTGAAATAAAGCGTTACGCGCGCAGGAAGTGAAAAAGGTTGCGCAGCATGGCGGCGGTCGCGCCCCAAATGAAATATTGCTCGTAGGGCATCGTATAAAAGGCGCGCCGGCCCGCCCCTTGCGGCAATTCGAATACCCGGCGCTGGTGGTTCAAGCCGTCCATCAGGAAGCTGAGGGGCACTTCGAACGCTTCGGCCACTTCGCCCGGATCGGGCTGCAGCTCGAATGGCGGCTGGACCAGGGCCACCACCGGCGTCACGCGATAGGCGCTGACGGTGGTGTAATCGGGCAGCACGCCGATGATCTCGATATGGCGGCGGTGCAGGCCGACTTCTTCTTCCGTTTCGCGCAGCGCCGTCTCGATCGGGGACGAATCGAGCTCTTCGGCCCGGCCGCCGGGGAAACTGATCTGGCCGGCATGGCTGGACAAATGGTCGGTGCGCAAGGTCAGCAGCACGGTGACACCCTTGGGACGCGCCACCAGCGGCACCAGCACGGATGCGCGGCGCAAGGTGGCGCCCGTCATGCCGCGGCCCTCGTCCGACGCTTCCTCTTCCCACGGCAGGGTTTGCGCAAAGCGTGCGCGCAGCGCGGCCGGGATCAGGCGCTCGGGCGCCACCGGCGCCTCGCCGGCCAGGCTGGCAACCGGCAACTGGGTCGGATCGAAAACGAATTTGGCCAAACTGAATCCTTTGCAATACTCCGCCCGGAATAGAAAAAGGCATCCTTGCGGATGCCTTTTTCTGAGCACGAGTACGATTACTCGGCAGCAGCGACGGTCTTGACGCGACGCTGTGGCAGTTTTTCTTTGATACGTGCCGACTTGCCCGAACGCTCGCGCAGGTAGTACAGCTTTGCACGACGGACGTCACCACGACGCTTCACTTCGATCGAAGCGATCAGCGGCGAGTACAGCTGGAACGTACGCTCGACGCCTTCGCCGGACGAGATCTTGCGAACGATGAAGTTCGAGTTCAGGCCACGGTTACGACGCGAAATCACGACGCCTTCGTATGCCTGGGCGCGCTTGCGGTTGCCTTCGACGACGTTGACGCTGACGACAACGGTGTCGCCAGGTGCGAAATCAGGGATCTCACGGCCGAGGCGCGCGATTTCTTCTTGCTCGAGTTGTTGAATCAGGTTCATTTTTTATGACTCCAAAAACCATCTTGCTGGCACTACCTTCGCCCAGTAGAGGATGGGGTTGAACGACGGACAACGCGTCCGCCGTTGCATGCGCCTTTAATGCCGGCACATATTCTTTAACTTGCAGGTTCGACCAACCCTGCCAGAAACTGTTCGTCTTTCTTGCTCAGCTGGCCGGCGGCGCGCGCCTTCTCCAGCAGATCGGGCCGCTTCGTCGCGGTCGCTTCCAGCATGCGCTGGCGGCGCCACTTGACGATCTCGGCGTGGTTGCCGCCCATCAGGACCGGCGGCACCGGCATGTCTTCATACACTTCCGGCCGTGTGTAATGCGGCGAATCGAGCAGGCCGTTGACGAAGCTGTCTTCGACCGCCGAGGCATCGTCGCCCAGCACGCCGGGAATCAGGCGCACCACCGCATCCATCAAGGCCATGGCCGGCAATTCACCGCCCGACAGCACGAAGTCGCCGAGAGAAATCTCTTCGTCGACGCAGCGGTCCAGCAGGCGCTGGTCCACCGCTTCGTAGCGGCCGCACAGGATCACCAGACCCGGCTCGTCCTTGAGCGCCATCGCGCGTTCGTGGGTCAATGGCTTGCCTTGCGGCGACATGAACACCACGCGCGGACTTGGCAGGCCGAGCCCGATTTGTCTTTGCTTCGCTGCATTGATCGTCGCTTCGAGCGGCCTGGCCATCATCACCATGCCGGGGCCGCCGCCGTAAGGGCGATCGTCCACGGTGCGGTGGCGGTCCTGCGTGAAATCGCGTGGATTCCAGATCTGCAGGCCCCAGCGCTGCTGCTCGAAGGCGCGCCGGGTCACTCCCGACTGCGTCAATGCGGCGAACATTTCAGGGAACAAGCTGACGACGTCAAACTGCATCGCGACTTGCTCCTCTCAGGAACGGGCTCAAAAATCGAGACCCCAATCCAGGGTAATCAGTTTTTGCTCGAGGCTGACGGTCTTGACGAACTGGTCCACGAACGGCACGAGGCGCTCTTGCGCCTTGCCTTCGGACGCTGGATCAGCGACCGGAGTGATGCGCAAAATCGATTGCGCGCCGTTGTGCATCATGTCGGTCACCTTGCCCAGGGCTTCGCCCTGCAGGTTGACCACATCCAGGCCGATCAGGTCGGACCAGTAATACTCGCCCTCTTCGAGCGCTGGAAACTCGCTGCGCGCGACCTGCACCGTTGCGCCCTTGAGCGCCTCGGCCGCATCGCGGTCACGCATGCCGACCAGGGTGGCGACAACATCGCCACCGTGCAGCTTTGCACTCCGTACCGTGACGGCGTGCAGGGTCGGCTTGTCGAGCCACCAGGTTTTCACGCTCAGCAGCGCATCGGCCTCGGGCGAATGCGGGGAGACACGGATGCCGCCCACAATGCCATACGCACCGGAAACATAACCGACCGGGGTCAGGTCACCGGGGACT
It includes:
- the trmD gene encoding tRNA (guanosine(37)-N1)-methyltransferase TrmD, which produces MQFDVVSLFPEMFAALTQSGVTRRAFEQQRWGLQIWNPRDFTQDRHRTVDDRPYGGGPGMVMMARPLEATINAAKQRQIGLGLPSPRVVFMSPQGKPLTHERAMALKDEPGLVILCGRYEAVDQRLLDRCVDEEISLGDFVLSGGELPAMALMDAVVRLIPGVLGDDASAVEDSFVNGLLDSPHYTRPEVYEDMPVPPVLMGGNHAEIVKWRRQRMLEATATKRPDLLEKARAAGQLSKKDEQFLAGLVEPAS
- a CDS encoding PH domain-containing protein encodes the protein MFKRMAAEALGLSDIGVIVGPADYSKVDADDYLFNEDGEQIFFLIKSKKDEYCFTNLALIHVDGDSAVSSKRSIKRYEYASTLITNVSIETAGTLDMDIELKFNIDDTKFSIDVKKSFIEQLKDIYKALITIGKQQRRDALCRDNALRTLDATASVHKLNIAPGAGSLVSQYGELLEALNTAMLDTHTRRDFSDVFARYIHN
- the rimM gene encoding ribosome maturation factor RimM (Essential for efficient processing of 16S rRNA); this translates as MQVPGDLTPVGYVSGAYGIVGGIRVSPHSPEADALLSVKTWWLDKPTLHAVTVRSAKLHGGDVVATLVGMRDRDAAEALKGATVQVARSEFPALEEGEYYWSDLIGLDVVNLQGEALGKVTDMMHNGAQSILRITPVADPASEGKAQERLVPFVDQFVKTVSLEQKLITLDWGLDF
- a CDS encoding CBS domain-containing protein; the protein is MRIGDICTSDTICCTRDETVQGAAMLMRRHHVGDLVVVDTGGGGNVPLGILTDRDIVLAVIAPGLDPASLLAGDIMSDDLLTASISDDVYETIEHMRLRGIRRVPVVDGQGNLSGIVSADDLLEFLAEEISELSRIGSWQQSHERRVRQ
- the rplS gene encoding 50S ribosomal protein L19, yielding MNLIQQLEQEEIARLGREIPDFAPGDTVVVSVNVVEGNRKRAQAYEGVVISRRNRGLNSNFIVRKISSGEGVERTFQLYSPLIASIEVKRRGDVRRAKLYYLRERSGKSARIKEKLPQRRVKTVAAAE
- a CDS encoding GntR family transcriptional regulator, whose amino-acid sequence is MNPLVQLMHDFAKASLAAGAGKLPLYQQLQRALRQAIDNGVYGPSGALPAERQLALELGISRITVRKAIDSLVDDGLLVRRAGSGNFLNTRIEKNFAKLSSFSEDMRARGRVPKSSWLKRSEGLVTPEEALRLRLSPGTPVYRFNRLRYADDAPMCLEYATIAAFALPSLDAVGDSMYEALAATGNRPVRALQRLSALLLGAEQARLLDAREGDAGLCVERLGFLRDGRAVEFCRSYFRGDTYDFVAELNAA
- a CDS encoding SDR family oxidoreductase is translated as MKAISKQQPAGGLSFTGKVVLVTGAASGIGRAIALAFGRAGASVVVADVSIDGGHATAAMIVENGGKALFVQSNVTRAGDVEALVDKTINYYGRLDFAINNAAVEEERQPLADADDEQFDRIMNVNVKGVWLCMKYQLRQMLKQGHGAIVNMAGIAGLVGSPNHAIYGASKHAVVGLTKSAAAEYAREGIRVNVLCPAAVKTPMLARAFERDPGIEKKLKAAHPMGRFAEAGEVAQAALWLCSDMASYINGHEMVVDGGFTAV
- a CDS encoding choice-of-anchor E domain-containing protein; the protein is MKKTFAALALAAALFPIAGAQAAVISFNNSIGATETDWSEALRFNKFDTKLGTLNSIKFDLSGVVSGAGFAENRGSSATKVTLTLGSTIELTRPDGTTLVVANPVFDQIYSLGRYDRVLDFAGTSGIHTGEVQASRAESFLSSSASDFALFSGKGFIELGLSALGTSFAKGPGNVTTGFDTFASGAVQVSYDYTPFAEVPEPATLATLLAGLGLIGAVRRRRSGKQA
- a CDS encoding CoA pyrophosphatase; the protein is MAKFVFDPTQLPVASLAGEAPVAPERLIPAALRARFAQTLPWEEEASDEGRGMTGATLRRASVLVPLVARPKGVTVLLTLRTDHLSSHAGQISFPGGRAEELDSSPIETALRETEEEVGLHRRHIEIIGVLPDYTTVSAYRVTPVVALVQPPFELQPDPGEVAEAFEVPLSFLMDGLNHQRRVFELPQGAGRRAFYTMPYEQYFIWGATAAMLRNLFHFLRA
- a CDS encoding M16 family metallopeptidase: MDSRFQLRGMAAHVAAGCLALVMIAPATAAAPVTPSAGKSTAGAALPKGVTLGPSVEGITEYRLANGLKVLLFPDASRPTVTVNVTYLVGSRHENYGETGMAHLLEHLLFKGAKNNRDITKQFSERGMQFNGTTSLDRTNYYEVFQASTENLDWALQMEADRMVNSFVSAKDLASEMTVVRNEYEAGENEPGNVLFKRMQSVAYDWHSYGRSTIGNRSDIENVRIENLQNFYRTYYQPDNAVLLVAGQFDQRTTLAKINRLFGAIPKPKRTLPAFWTVEPTQDGERSFAVRRQGDMQFVAVGYKIPSDLHPEAEALGFASEIMGDAPNGRLHKLLVETGKASQVFSFGQTGYAPGLQFFGAVVKLGEPIEPVREALIGAVEELATKPPTAEELERVRRSWLNTIERSLNNPQAVGVALSEPIALGDWRMYFVSRERVQKMTAEQVAASAGRYYLRSNRTVGTFIPEEASKRAELPPAPTVAEAMKDFKPAVSNLVSENFEPSQQNIMKRTTLTTAGGVKLALLPKKNRGETVTVDLRQHFGDEKSLFGKGTTQALTNLMLMRGTTRYTRAELADAFDKLKIAGSPTHFQTTRANLAQALELVAHVLREPAFPESEFEQLRQQLLVGIEAGRNEPQSAAVRALSQHFNRYPRGDIRYSPSLEEQLAEARAARLEDVKAFHRQFYGADPAEMAIVGDFDPQEITPLVNTLFGAWRAPQPHAPVLVAHAEVAPVTRTLNTPDKENGFYIARLNLDLNVDDADYPALLLANYIFGDGGLKSRLMDRIRQQDGLSYGGGSDVSPGTLDRAGSFTINAIAAPQNLAKLDAAVRAELARALKDGFTAEELAGAKSGLMQQRLQSRANDGALASGWTSFLYRGKTFEASAELERKLQAVTLPQLNAAFRKAIDPAELSVFMAGDKIKASGPATPVVTMP
- a CDS encoding CobD/CbiB family protein; the protein is MTFFSILCALLIEQLKPLRADNQVYGGVKSLAMRIETWFNAGEQKNGRMGWILMMTALMLPTWLVYWFFMHYNLVFLAFAWNVLIVYLTLGFRHYSHYFTSIQFALNAGDDARARSLLAEWTRLDTVGMDSTEITRIAVEKALITTHRNVFGVFFWFLMPLGPAGAVMYRVSEYLSRAWNEPDHMRNEAFGQFAARAFYWIDWVPVRLTAVAFAVVGNFEDAIYAWRNFANRWADEARGIILSAGGGAMGVRLGTPNENAPQLLPADAATVDLSESDVDVMPGEEPNVRALQSTVGLVWRALILWMILLLLTSSVAWLR
- a CDS encoding DUF3579 domain-containing protein, whose amino-acid sequence is MTDQAPSKDDELSGEFFILGITNKGKTFRPSDWAERLCGVMACYCPGSGGPNAHLKFSPYVYPTVVNGTKAVVVNRSLQKIEPMAYHFVCSFAKDNDMQVVDACFVPLPGEKKPGAA